Proteins encoded within one genomic window of Paramisgurnus dabryanus chromosome 13, PD_genome_1.1, whole genome shotgun sequence:
- the pnrc2 gene encoding proline-rich nuclear receptor coactivator 2, translating into MGGGERYNIPDRPAPKKSHQIGRGKQRSRDQNGVMHSTASGALGVPFHRRVEKGTNYWSPETVDKKNASVRFATPFDQNWEGTMSHLNKLLSAQGGQNYAGAKFSEPPSPSVLPKPPSHWVSLPMGPCDHREKMTFQLKSLLKVQA; encoded by the coding sequence ATGGGAGGTGGCGAGAGATACAACATTCCAGATCGTCCAGCGCCCAAGAAGAGCCACCAGATTGGCCGGGGGAAGCAGAGAAGCCGAGACCAGAATGGAGTGATGCATTCTACTGCCTCAGGAGCCTTAGGGGTGCCTTTTCACCGCAGGGTTGAGAAGGGCACCAACTATTGGTCTCCTGAGACTGTAGACAAGAAGAATGCCTCGGTTCGTTTTGCCACACCATTTGATCAGAATTGGGAGGGTACTATGTCTCATCTGAACAAACTTTTGTCAGCTCAGGGTGGTCAGAACTATGCTGGAGCCAAGTTTAGTGAACCACCATCCCCAAGTGTGCTACCTAAGCCCCCGAGCCACTGGGTGTCTCTTCCTATGGGTCCTTGCGATCACCGTGAGAAAATGACCTTTCAGTTGAAGAGCCTCCTGAAGGTTCAGGCCTAA